The Pseudomonas graminis region TTCAGCGTGCCTTGGGTGAACTGCTGCGACACGGCGGCGGTGGAGACGCCGCTGCCGGTGTTGGTGCCACCGGAGGTGCCGCGAATCGATTGGGCGTACTGGTCAGCAAACTCCGCACGGGAAGATTTGAAGCCGGTGGTCGCGACGTTGGCAATGTTGTTGCCGGTAACGTCCAGACTTTTGTTTGCCGCGTAGAGCCCACTAAGACCAACATTGAAAGACATGATTAACTCCTGCGCCGTCTAGTCGGCTCTAAATTCCGATTTGCTTGATATTTGCCAGTGCCACCTGGGTGCCGCCGGCGAGGTTCAACGTCATGTCAGAGCCCGTTGTCCCCATGGTCACGCTGTTCACTGTCGCCGGCAGGTAGGTGCTCAGCTGAGTGCCTTTACCGTCCAGCTTGCCGTTGGCGACGAAGCTGTAGTTGCCTGCTTCCACCGCTACGCCGCTGTCATCCTTGCCATCCCAACTGAAGGCCGTGGTGCCCGCTTTCTGCGTGCCCAGGTCGATGGTGCGCACGACGTTCGTGCCGGTGCTGTCGTAAATCTTCACCGTCGTGTCGGAGCTGGACGATGGCAGCACCACGGAACCGGTCATGGCCTTACTGGTGTCGACGTAGGTCGACCCTGCGTCCACGGTCACCGAACGGCCGACCAGCGACGAGGCCTGCAACGCCTGGGACGACTGGTACATGGTGCTGATCGAGTCGACGGAGGTGCTCAGGTTCTGCATGGTTTCCAGGCTGCTGAACTGGGCCAGCTGCGCCACGAACTCGCTGTTGTCCTGCGGATCGAGCGGGTTCTGGTTCTGCATCTGCGTGACCAGCAACTGCAGGAATGAATCCTTGCCCAGCGAGCTGGACCCGGTGAGGCTGCTCGTGCTGGATTTGGTGCTGGTGCCTGTGGTTCCAGGGGTCGTGCTTTGCAACCCTTTGAGGAACGACGAGGTAGCGTCTGTGTTTGAGACCGTCATGGATTTCGCCCTTTATCACTGACCCAGGGTCAGGACCTTCTGCATCATGGTTTTCGCGGTGTTCATGATTTCCGCGTTGGTCTGGAACGAACGGCTGGCTGAGATCATGTCGGCCATCTCGTTGACGACGTTGACGTTCGGGTAATACACGTAGCCGTTCTTGTCGGCTGACGGGTGGTTTGGCTCGTAACGTGCTTCGAGGTTTGAGGCGTCTTCGACGATGCCGGACACCTGCACGCCGACGCCGGCCTGACCCTGCTCTTCAAACAGCGATGAGCTGCCACCGGATTCCTGACCCTGAAAGACCGTGGCGAACACCGGATGTCGGGCGCGGTAGGTCTGGTCCATGCTGGAGGACACGGTTTCGGCGTTGGCAATGTTGCTGGCCACGGTGTTGAGGCGGGTGTTCTGGGCACTCATGCCGCTACCGGCAATATTGAAAACACTGGACAGGGACATGGATTACTCTCCGCGCAGGGCTGCAACCAGCCCTTTGAATTTGCTGTTGAGCAAGGTGAAGCTGGCCTGAAAACCGATGGCGTTTTCGGCGTAGTTGGCATTTTCGACCTGGGAGTCGACGGTGTTCTGGTCGAGCGACGGCTGCGACGGGGTCCGGTAGAGCAGGCTGGCTTCGCCATCGCTCATGCCTTCGGCTTCGATGTGACGGTTGTTGGTCATGTCGAGGGCGAAGTGGCCGTTTTTGCTTTTGTCGCTTTCGGCGGCCAGGACTTTGGAGAAGTCGAGGTCACGCGCCTTGTAGTTGGGGGTGTCGGCGTTGGTGATGTTGTTGGCCAGCACTTCAGCACGCTGGGCGCGGAAGTTGAGCGCTTTTTCGTGGATGCCGAGGGCGTTTTCAAAACTGATGCTCATGTCGGGACCTTTGAGGGCTGACCAGATGTACGTGCAGGAGTTATAGCAAGGTGCGTGCCACATGCTGAAAGTGCGTGTTTCCGGGGGCTGCAGGGGTGTTGGTGCGGGGTGATGACAGAAAAGCGGCAAGGGATTTCCGCTCCGGGGGAGGAAAGCGGCAAGCGCGGTGCCGTTTTTTTGCCGTCACGGGGGTCCGTGCTCGACCTTGCAGACAATCAAAAGCATCTGCCTCACGGCAGATATTTCGCCTTCGGCGAGTTACTTGGAAAAGCACCCCAAGTAACCAAG contains the following coding sequences:
- a CDS encoding flagellar hook assembly protein FlgD; its protein translation is MTVSNTDATSSFLKGLQSTTPGTTGTSTKSSTSSLTGSSSLGKDSFLQLLVTQMQNQNPLDPQDNSEFVAQLAQFSSLETMQNLSTSVDSISTMYQSSQALQASSLVGRSVTVDAGSTYVDTSKAMTGSVVLPSSSSDTTVKIYDSTGTNVVRTIDLGTQKAGTTAFSWDGKDDSGVAVEAGNYSFVANGKLDGKGTQLSTYLPATVNSVTMGTTGSDMTLNLAGGTQVALANIKQIGI
- the flgC gene encoding flagellar basal body rod protein FlgC is translated as MSLSSVFNIAGSGMSAQNTRLNTVASNIANAETVSSSMDQTYRARHPVFATVFQGQESGGSSSLFEEQGQAGVGVQVSGIVEDASNLEARYEPNHPSADKNGYVYYPNVNVVNEMADMISASRSFQTNAEIMNTAKTMMQKVLTLGQ
- the flgB gene encoding flagellar basal body rod protein FlgB, coding for MSISFENALGIHEKALNFRAQRAEVLANNITNADTPNYKARDLDFSKVLAAESDKSKNGHFALDMTNNRHIEAEGMSDGEASLLYRTPSQPSLDQNTVDSQVENANYAENAIGFQASFTLLNSKFKGLVAALRGE